In one Methylocaldum szegediense genomic region, the following are encoded:
- the fae gene encoding formaldehyde-activating enzyme, whose product MSEKIIFKTGEATVLAAEGQYTDAMPEILIGDVNGPVGQAFANLMGQTAGHTRMFAIRACNQQVRPATLMVPKVTMKSSAYVNLFGGVVQSATADAVLDCVIEGIIPRDQVNNLCIISLIWIDPECAKDPNLDEKDLYHTNYEATKLAIKRALNDEPTIDELIANRHTIKHDMFDPDA is encoded by the coding sequence ATGTCTGAGAAAATCATCTTCAAAACCGGGGAAGCCACCGTGCTTGCCGCCGAAGGTCAATACACCGATGCCATGCCGGAAATTCTCATCGGCGACGTGAACGGCCCCGTCGGGCAAGCCTTCGCCAATCTGATGGGGCAGACCGCGGGACATACCCGCATGTTCGCGATCAGAGCCTGCAATCAGCAGGTACGACCAGCGACGCTGATGGTGCCGAAGGTCACCATGAAAAGCAGTGCCTACGTCAACCTGTTCGGCGGCGTAGTTCAGTCGGCTACGGCGGATGCGGTGCTGGACTGTGTCATCGAAGGCATCATCCCTCGGGATCAGGTCAACAACCTCTGCATCATCAGCCTGATTTGGATCGATCCCGAATGTGCCAAGGACCCGAACCTGGACGAGAAAGATCTGTACCACACCAATTACGAAGCGACCAAACTGGCCATCAAACGAGCACTCAACGACGAACCCACGATCGACGAACTGATCGCCAACCGCCATACGATCAAACACGATATGTTTGATCCGGACGCTTAG